From a single Cyclobacterium marinum DSM 745 genomic region:
- a CDS encoding sulfatase, with protein MNNPKTLLSIFHLLLLSFHSNLSAQERPPNIVYILIDDLGWKDLGCYGSEFYETPNIDKLRDQGMKFTAAYSASPVCSPSRASILTGKNPANIGFTGHITAIGKHRYPEEGRIIPPDDYMHVSLEEKMIPEILLQSGYTSASIGKWHVGEEEKFFPTHQGFAINIAGYEHGSPPTYWGPFESEKSWNPVIKNLDNREEGQYLTNRLTDEAINFIDENKEGPFFLYLSHYAVHTPLEAPDSLIKKYELKLEGQMEQKNAIYAAMIENMDWNVGRLLKSLDSLGLEGNTIVILGSDNGGEGRVTNNVPLREGKGYIYEGGIRVPLVIKWPGKVKPNSSSDVPVITDDMLPTIVEMAGLSNENQDIDGVSLLPLLTGEGGWGRDRLCWYYPHYSPQAKMPGYAIRMGDYKLVEYYDPPSVELFDLAKDIGETNDLSGVDVQKVEEMKASFKEWLMDFNPILHTENPNYNPNNRSN; from the coding sequence ATGAATAACCCAAAAACCTTACTTAGTATATTTCATTTATTGCTGTTAAGTTTTCATTCTAACCTGTCTGCACAGGAGAGGCCCCCAAACATTGTATATATTCTGATAGATGATCTGGGTTGGAAAGACCTGGGTTGCTATGGGAGTGAATTCTATGAAACGCCAAATATTGACAAGTTAAGGGACCAAGGGATGAAGTTTACAGCTGCCTATTCGGCAAGTCCGGTTTGTTCTCCTTCCCGGGCAAGTATATTGACGGGGAAAAATCCTGCGAATATTGGTTTTACGGGTCATATAACCGCCATTGGTAAGCACCGGTATCCGGAGGAAGGAAGGATTATCCCTCCTGATGATTATATGCACGTTTCCCTTGAAGAAAAAATGATTCCTGAAATTTTGCTTCAATCAGGTTATACTTCGGCAAGCATAGGTAAATGGCATGTTGGGGAAGAAGAAAAGTTCTTTCCTACACATCAGGGATTTGCTATTAACATCGCGGGATATGAACATGGTAGTCCACCGACCTATTGGGGACCATTTGAATCGGAAAAAAGCTGGAACCCTGTGATAAAAAACCTGGACAATAGAGAAGAAGGGCAATATTTAACCAACAGACTAACCGATGAGGCCATCAATTTTATAGATGAGAATAAAGAGGGGCCTTTCTTTTTGTACCTGTCCCATTATGCGGTTCATACCCCTTTAGAGGCACCTGATTCCTTGATTAAAAAATATGAACTGAAGTTAGAAGGGCAAATGGAGCAAAAGAATGCGATTTATGCAGCCATGATAGAGAATATGGATTGGAATGTCGGAAGGTTATTGAAGTCCCTGGATTCACTTGGCCTTGAAGGTAATACCATTGTTATTTTGGGAAGTGACAATGGAGGTGAAGGTAGGGTGACCAATAATGTCCCACTTAGAGAAGGTAAAGGGTATATTTATGAAGGTGGGATCAGGGTACCTTTAGTGATCAAATGGCCGGGAAAAGTCAAGCCAAATAGTTCATCCGATGTACCTGTGATTACGGATGATATGCTTCCGACGATTGTTGAAATGGCAGGATTAAGCAATGAAAATCAGGACATAGATGGTGTTTCTTTGCTTCCATTATTGACAGGTGAAGGTGGATGGGGTCGTGACCGACTATGTTGGTATTATCCGCATTACAGTCCACAAGCCAAGATGCCCGGGTATGCCATACGCATGGGAGATTATAAATTGGTAGAATACTATGACCCTCCATCCGTAGAGTTGTTTGATCTTGCTAAAGACATAGGCGAAACCAATGATTTGAGTGGAGTGGATGTTCAGAAAGTGGAGGAGATGAAAGCATCCTTTAAAGAATGGTTGATGGATTTTAATCCTATCCTACACACCGAAAACCCCAATTACAATCCCAATAATAGGTCCAATTAA
- a CDS encoding DUF4221 family protein, with amino-acid sequence MKQFFYAFIFLLLVACGPGNSTDEKAIDTDLNFTLDTLLIDPVDEFLYLNAGLRVAALDEKNQYLYNFNPNDYTLEKIDLDKGILAEKLPFEKEGPDGVGEMVFGMNLISSNSIAFMGYMNVRLFGLEGDKRSEFTFNDRAFGGDKLEQSENFQFLNNQMVDFHTMIGLIRDGRKKTYALGILKTDTQTLTKIPLPFKALENFRFKLSSPSRIQMSFPTVTISKHQKSYIISNDISNKILLYDNDSLFQIEYQSKLTADKKTGKYNQEFENEEAFKQTSLDMRREINFMAPLWDEEKQLFYRFSHKIIKIGKDVENYQDMESAVYLTVFDPDFNVLAESLVEGINTPPGYHFVKDGKIWMYINTQDEMGFVRLTVDVE; translated from the coding sequence ATGAAACAATTCTTTTACGCTTTTATTTTTCTTCTATTGGTGGCTTGTGGGCCGGGCAATTCTACCGATGAAAAAGCGATAGATACGGATTTGAATTTTACCCTTGATACCCTACTAATCGATCCGGTAGATGAATTTCTTTACCTAAATGCCGGTCTACGGGTAGCTGCACTTGATGAGAAAAACCAATACTTGTATAATTTTAACCCAAATGATTATACCCTCGAAAAGATTGACCTGGACAAGGGGATACTGGCAGAAAAACTTCCCTTTGAAAAAGAAGGACCCGATGGAGTAGGAGAAATGGTTTTTGGAATGAATCTTATTTCCTCAAATTCCATTGCTTTTATGGGCTATATGAATGTAAGGCTATTCGGTTTAGAAGGTGATAAAAGGAGTGAATTTACTTTTAATGATAGAGCATTTGGGGGAGACAAGTTGGAACAAAGTGAAAACTTTCAATTTTTAAACAATCAGATGGTAGATTTTCACACCATGATAGGCTTGATTCGAGATGGCAGAAAGAAAACCTATGCCCTGGGAATTTTGAAAACAGACACCCAAACCCTCACTAAAATACCTTTACCTTTTAAAGCATTAGAAAATTTTCGATTTAAATTAAGCAGTCCTTCCAGGATCCAAATGTCCTTTCCAACTGTAACGATAAGTAAGCACCAAAAAAGTTACATTATCAGCAATGATATTTCCAACAAGATTTTGCTTTATGACAATGACAGTCTGTTCCAGATCGAGTACCAGAGTAAATTGACTGCTGATAAAAAAACAGGGAAATACAATCAAGAATTTGAAAACGAAGAGGCGTTTAAGCAAACATCCTTAGACATGCGTAGGGAGATTAATTTTATGGCTCCCCTTTGGGATGAAGAAAAGCAGCTGTTTTACCGATTTTCACATAAAATAATCAAAATAGGAAAGGATGTAGAAAATTATCAGGATATGGAATCAGCCGTGTACTTGACAGTTTTTGACCCTGATTTTAATGTGCTTGCGGAGTCCCTTGTTGAAGGG